A genomic segment from Streptomyces sp. NBC_01233 encodes:
- the atpD gene encoding F0F1 ATP synthase subunit beta, whose amino-acid sequence MTTTVETAAATGRVARVIGPVVDVEFPVDAMPEIYNALKVQVADPAEDGKLKTLTLEVAQHLGDGVVRTISMQPTDGLVRQAPVIDTGEGITVPVGDFTKGKVFNTLGEVLNYPEENANVTERWPIHRKAPRFDELESKTEMFETGVKVIDLLTPYVKGGKIGLFGGAGVGKTVLIQEMIYRVANNHDGVSVFAGVGERTREGNDLIEEMADSGVIDKTALVFGQMDEPPGTRLRVALAGLTMAEYFRDVQKQDVLFFIDNIFRYTQAGSEVSTLLGRMPSAVGYQPNLADEMGLLQERITSTRGHSITSMQAIYVPADDLTDPAPATTFAHLDATTVLSRPISEKGIYPAVDPLDSTSRILDPRYIAADHYATAMRVKGILQKYKDLQDIIAILGIDELGEEDKLVVHRARRVERFLSQNTHVAKQFTGVDGSDVPLEESITAFNAICDGDYDHFPEQAFFLCGGIEDLKANAKELGVS is encoded by the coding sequence ATGACGACCACTGTTGAGACGGCCGCCGCCACGGGCCGCGTCGCCCGGGTCATCGGCCCGGTCGTCGACGTGGAGTTCCCCGTCGACGCCATGCCCGAGATCTACAACGCCCTCAAGGTCCAGGTCGCCGACCCGGCCGAGGACGGCAAGCTCAAGACCCTGACCCTCGAGGTCGCGCAGCACCTGGGTGACGGCGTCGTCCGCACCATCTCGATGCAGCCGACCGACGGTCTGGTCCGCCAGGCCCCGGTGATCGACACGGGCGAGGGCATCACCGTCCCCGTCGGTGACTTCACCAAGGGCAAGGTGTTCAACACCCTCGGTGAGGTGCTGAACTACCCGGAGGAGAACGCCAACGTCACCGAGCGCTGGCCGATCCACCGCAAGGCCCCTCGCTTCGACGAGCTCGAGTCGAAGACCGAGATGTTCGAGACCGGCGTCAAGGTCATCGACCTTCTCACCCCGTACGTCAAGGGTGGAAAGATCGGTCTGTTCGGTGGTGCCGGTGTCGGCAAGACCGTTCTGATCCAGGAAATGATCTACCGCGTCGCCAACAACCACGACGGTGTGTCGGTCTTCGCGGGCGTCGGTGAGCGTACCCGTGAGGGCAACGACCTCATCGAGGAAATGGCCGACTCGGGCGTCATCGACAAGACGGCGCTTGTCTTCGGCCAGATGGACGAGCCCCCGGGCACCCGTCTTCGCGTCGCGCTTGCCGGTCTGACCATGGCGGAGTACTTCCGCGATGTGCAGAAGCAGGACGTGCTCTTCTTCATCGACAACATCTTCCGTTACACCCAGGCCGGTTCCGAGGTCTCCACGCTGCTCGGCCGCATGCCGTCCGCAGTGGGTTACCAGCCGAACCTCGCTGACGAGATGGGTCTGCTGCAGGAGCGCATCACCTCGACCCGTGGTCACTCGATCACCTCGATGCAGGCGATCTACGTCCCCGCGGACGACCTGACCGACCCGGCGCCGGCGACCACCTTCGCCCACCTCGACGCGACGACGGTTCTTTCCCGTCCGATCTCCGAGAAGGGCATCTACCCGGCCGTGGACCCGCTGGACTCGACGTCCCGCATCCTCGACCCGCGGTACATCGCGGCGGACCACTACGCCACGGCGATGCGCGTCAAGGGGATCCTCCAGAAGTACAAGGACCTCCAGGACATCATCGCGATCCTCGGTATCGACGAGCTGGGCGAGGAGGACAAGCTCGTTGTCCACCGTGCCCGTCGCGTCGAGCGCTTCCTGTCGCAGAACACCCACGTGGCGAAGCAGTTCACCGGTGTGGACGGGTCGGACGTTCCGCTGGAGGAGTCGATCACCGCGTTCAACGCGATCTGCGACGGTGACTACGACCACTTCCCCGAGCAGGCGTTCTTCCTGTGCGGTGGCATCGAGGACCTGAAGGCCAACGCCAAGGAGCTGGGCGTCTCCTGA
- a CDS encoding response regulator transcription factor yields MTIRVVVAEDQGAVRAGLVLILRSAGDIEVVGEAGDGEEAVRLARELRPDLVLMDVQMPRLDGVSATREVVAEGLADVLVLTTFDLDEYVFGALRAGAAGFLLKNADAAELIEAVRTVARGEGLIAPAVTRRLIAEFAAPRPARATPAPETAAAVASLTPREREVLSALGEGLSNAEIAVRLEMAEATAKTHVSRLLGKLDLRSRLQAAVLAQELGI; encoded by the coding sequence ATGACCATCCGGGTGGTGGTGGCGGAGGATCAGGGCGCGGTGCGGGCCGGGCTGGTGCTCATCCTGCGCAGCGCGGGGGACATCGAGGTGGTGGGCGAGGCCGGCGACGGGGAGGAGGCGGTGCGCCTGGCCCGGGAGCTGCGGCCGGACCTCGTCCTCATGGATGTGCAGATGCCCAGGCTGGACGGGGTGTCCGCGACGCGCGAGGTGGTCGCGGAGGGCCTGGCCGATGTCCTGGTGCTGACGACCTTCGACCTCGACGAGTACGTCTTCGGGGCGCTGCGCGCGGGGGCCGCGGGCTTCCTCCTGAAGAACGCGGACGCGGCGGAGCTGATCGAGGCGGTACGGACGGTCGCGCGCGGGGAGGGCCTGATCGCCCCGGCGGTGACCCGGCGGCTGATCGCCGAGTTCGCGGCTCCCCGGCCGGCCCGGGCCACCCCGGCGCCGGAGACGGCCGCGGCGGTGGCCTCGCTGACCCCGCGGGAGCGGGAGGTGCTGAGCGCGCTGGGCGAGGGCCTGTCGAACGCGGAGATCGCCGTGCGGCTGGAGATGGCGGAGGCGACGGCGAAGACGCACGTCAGCCGCCTGCTCGGGAAACTGGATCTCCGCAGTCGGCTCCAAGCCGCCGTACTGGCACAGGAGTTGGGGATATAG
- a CDS encoding DUF2550 domain-containing protein, protein MLLALLVSGLVVALVVIGLFVFGLRRRLIQRSGGTFDCSMRWGVADKPDVSGKGWVYGVARYSGDRIEWFRVFSYSHRPRRLLERSSIEVVARRAPEGEEELALLSDAVVLGCVHRGTRLELAMSEDALTGFLAWLEAAPPGQRVNVA, encoded by the coding sequence ATGCTCCTCGCTCTGCTTGTGAGCGGCCTGGTCGTAGCCCTGGTGGTGATCGGGTTGTTTGTCTTCGGACTGCGCCGCAGGCTCATCCAGCGGTCCGGCGGGACCTTCGACTGCAGCATGCGCTGGGGCGTGGCCGACAAGCCCGACGTCTCCGGCAAGGGCTGGGTGTACGGGGTCGCGCGCTACAGCGGTGACCGGATCGAGTGGTTCCGGGTGTTCTCGTACTCCCACCGGCCGCGCCGGCTGCTGGAGCGTTCCTCCATCGAGGTCGTCGCCCGCCGCGCCCCTGAGGGCGAGGAGGAGCTGGCCCTGCTCTCCGACGCCGTCGTGCTCGGCTGTGTCCACCGCGGGACCCGCCTGGAGCTGGCGATGAGCGAGGACGCGCTGACCGGCTTCCTGGCCTGGCTGGAGGCGGCGCCTCCCGGGCAGAGGGTGAACGTGGCCTGA
- a CDS encoding F0F1 ATP synthase subunit epsilon, with translation MAAELHVELVAADRNVWSGEATLVVARTTSGDIGVMPGHQPLLGVLESGPVTIRTSEGSTVVAAVHGGFISFADDKLSLLAEIAELADEIDVQRAERALERAKAEADAAAERRADVRLRAVTG, from the coding sequence TTGGCTGCTGAGCTGCACGTCGAGCTGGTCGCGGCGGACCGCAATGTCTGGTCCGGCGAGGCCACCCTTGTTGTCGCCCGCACCACGTCCGGCGACATCGGCGTCATGCCCGGTCACCAGCCGCTTCTCGGTGTGCTGGAATCGGGCCCTGTGACCATCCGCACCAGCGAGGGCAGCACTGTCGTCGCCGCGGTGCACGGCGGTTTCATCTCGTTCGCGGACGACAAGCTGTCCCTGCTGGCCGAGATCGCCGAGCTCGCGGACGAGATTGACGTCCAGCGTGCGGAGCGGGCACTGGAGCGCGCGAAGGCGGAGGCGGATGCCGCCGCCGAGCGTCGCGCTGATGTCCGGCTGCGCGCCGTAACGGGCTGA
- a CDS encoding sensor histidine kinase, which yields MTTKSLRPHRDDVLLAVFSVLVGLVFWSLGVYSNGSRHFLPDWAALVPLVALGSMELLRRTKPSVTLAVGTLGVIADQFTVGSLATVVIFTDLMYAAVVYGKPSMARRLPVSTGLITVVVTIASVAWLRTPQALLIGVVTGIVSFAPALTGATLRNHREAAVAARLRAEQTALLAEMDRSQAVVAERARMARELHDMVANHLSAIAIHSTAALSIDTAATSREALGVIRENSVQGLAEMRRLIGLLREAGAEQEAVAVPSLDGLDALVGQAKTNGSASGLDFVLHDERPPGEQTAAPVELAAYRIVQESLTNALKHAAPGTVTIRVAHTDGLLTVGVDSPYGDRPGPRAPGSGAGLIGMRERTELLGGEFTAGRSGAVWQVRATLPAEEKAVEA from the coding sequence GTGACCACGAAGAGCCTGCGCCCCCACCGCGACGACGTCCTGCTGGCCGTGTTCAGCGTGCTCGTGGGCCTGGTGTTCTGGTCGCTCGGGGTCTACAGCAACGGCAGCCGGCACTTCCTGCCGGACTGGGCCGCCCTGGTGCCCCTCGTGGCCCTCGGTTCGATGGAGCTGCTGCGCCGCACCAAGCCGTCGGTGACCCTCGCCGTCGGCACCCTCGGGGTGATCGCCGACCAGTTCACGGTCGGCAGCCTCGCCACCGTCGTGATCTTCACCGACCTCATGTACGCGGCCGTCGTGTACGGGAAACCGTCCATGGCCCGCCGGCTCCCGGTCAGCACCGGGCTGATCACCGTCGTCGTCACCATCGCCTCGGTGGCCTGGTTGCGCACCCCGCAGGCCCTGCTGATCGGCGTGGTCACCGGCATCGTGAGCTTCGCCCCGGCGCTGACCGGCGCCACGCTGCGCAACCACCGCGAGGCCGCCGTGGCCGCCCGGCTGCGCGCCGAGCAGACCGCGCTGCTGGCCGAAATGGACCGCAGCCAGGCCGTGGTCGCCGAACGCGCGCGGATGGCCCGCGAGCTGCACGACATGGTGGCCAACCACCTGTCCGCCATCGCGATCCACTCCACCGCCGCGCTCTCCATCGACACGGCCGCCACCAGCCGCGAGGCACTCGGGGTGATCCGCGAGAACAGCGTGCAGGGCCTGGCCGAGATGCGCCGCCTGATCGGGCTGCTGCGGGAGGCCGGAGCGGAACAGGAAGCGGTCGCCGTGCCCTCGCTGGACGGTCTGGACGCCCTGGTCGGACAGGCGAAGACCAACGGTTCGGCGAGCGGACTGGATTTCGTGCTCCATGACGAGCGGCCGCCCGGGGAGCAGACGGCGGCCCCGGTGGAGCTGGCGGCGTACCGGATCGTCCAGGAGTCGCTGACCAATGCGCTCAAGCACGCCGCCCCGGGGACGGTCACGATCCGCGTGGCGCACACGGACGGGCTGCTGACCGTGGGGGTGGACTCGCCCTACGGGGACCGGCCGGGCCCCCGCGCGCCCGGCTCCGGGGCCGGGCTGATCGGCATGCGGGAGCGGACGGAGCTGCTGGGCGGAGAGTTCACGGCGGGCCGGTCCGGCGCGGTGTGGCAGGTGCGGGCGACACTGCCCGCGGAGGAGAAGGCGGTGGAGGCATGA
- a CDS encoding glycoside hydrolase family 18 chitinase yields the protein MSTASPPRTRRTRFFSRVAAVVAALALPVSGLVALAGPAQAAASATATYTKVSDWGTGFEGKWVVKNTGTTTLTSWTVEWDYPAGTSVTSAWDATVTGSGTHWTAKNVGWNGTLAPGASAGFGFNGAGSGAPGGCKINGVSCDGTQPGDTPPTAPGTPAATNVADTSLTLSWSPATDDKGVKNYDVYRGSAKIATVTGTGYADSGLTKGTTYTYSVTARDTADQTGASSGTLSVTTTGGVIPPDPGGKVKLGYFTEWGVYGRNYHVKNLVTSGTAGKITHINYAFGNVQNGQCTIGDAYADYDKAYTADQSVDGVADTWDQPLRGNFNQLRKLKKAYPHIKILWSFGGWTWSGGFPQAAANPTAFAQSCYNLVEDPRWADVFDGIDLDWEYPNACGLSCDTSGAAAFKNLMQATRAKFGANNLVTAAITADASSGGKIDAADYGGAAQYVDFYNVMTYDFFGAWAAQGPTAPHSPLTSYAGIPQAGFNSADAIAKLKAKGVPGAKLNLGIGFYGRGWTGVTQAAPGGTATGPAPGTYEQGIEDYKVLKTSCPATGTVAGTAYAKCGGNWWSYDTPATIAGKMTWAKQQGLKGAFFWEFSGDTGNGELANAIHTGLQ from the coding sequence TTGAGCACAGCATCCCCACCCCGCACCAGGCGCACCCGGTTCTTCAGCAGAGTCGCGGCCGTCGTGGCCGCCCTCGCCCTGCCCGTCAGCGGACTCGTCGCCCTGGCCGGGCCGGCCCAGGCAGCCGCCTCCGCGACGGCGACGTACACCAAGGTCTCCGACTGGGGCACCGGCTTCGAGGGCAAGTGGGTGGTGAAGAACACCGGCACCACCACCCTCACCAGCTGGACCGTGGAGTGGGACTACCCGGCCGGCACCTCGGTCACCTCGGCCTGGGACGCCACCGTCACCGGCTCGGGCACCCACTGGACGGCCAAGAACGTCGGCTGGAACGGCACCCTCGCCCCCGGCGCGAGCGCCGGCTTCGGCTTCAACGGCGCCGGCTCCGGCGCCCCCGGCGGCTGCAAGATCAACGGCGTCTCCTGCGACGGCACCCAGCCCGGCGACACTCCCCCCACGGCTCCCGGCACCCCCGCCGCGACCAACGTCGCCGACACCTCGCTCACCCTGAGCTGGTCCCCCGCCACCGACGACAAGGGCGTCAAGAACTACGACGTCTACCGCGGCTCCGCCAAGATCGCCACCGTCACCGGCACCGGCTACGCGGACTCGGGCCTGACCAAGGGCACCACGTACACGTACAGCGTCACCGCCCGTGACACCGCCGACCAGACCGGCGCCTCCTCCGGCACGCTCTCGGTGACGACCACCGGCGGCGTCATTCCCCCGGACCCGGGCGGCAAGGTCAAGCTCGGCTACTTCACCGAGTGGGGCGTCTACGGGCGCAACTACCACGTGAAGAACCTGGTCACCTCGGGTACGGCGGGCAAGATCACCCACATCAACTACGCCTTCGGCAACGTCCAGAACGGCCAGTGCACCATCGGTGACGCCTACGCCGACTACGACAAGGCCTACACCGCCGACCAGAGCGTCGACGGCGTCGCCGACACCTGGGACCAGCCGCTGCGCGGCAACTTCAACCAGCTGCGCAAGCTGAAGAAAGCCTATCCCCACATCAAGATCCTGTGGTCCTTCGGCGGCTGGACCTGGTCCGGCGGATTCCCGCAGGCCGCGGCCAACCCGACCGCCTTCGCCCAGTCCTGCTACAACCTGGTCGAGGACCCGCGCTGGGCCGACGTCTTCGACGGGATCGACCTGGACTGGGAGTACCCGAACGCCTGCGGTCTGTCCTGTGACACCAGCGGCGCCGCCGCCTTCAAGAACCTGATGCAGGCGACGCGCGCCAAGTTCGGCGCGAACAACCTGGTCACCGCAGCCATCACCGCCGACGCCTCCAGCGGCGGCAAGATCGACGCGGCCGACTACGGCGGCGCCGCGCAGTACGTCGACTTCTACAACGTGATGACGTACGACTTCTTCGGCGCCTGGGCGGCGCAGGGCCCGACGGCCCCGCACTCCCCGCTCACCTCGTACGCGGGCATCCCGCAGGCCGGCTTCAACTCGGCCGACGCCATCGCCAAGCTCAAGGCCAAGGGCGTCCCCGGCGCCAAGCTCAACCTCGGCATCGGCTTCTACGGCCGCGGCTGGACCGGCGTCACGCAGGCGGCACCCGGCGGCACCGCCACCGGACCGGCTCCGGGCACGTACGAGCAGGGCATCGAGGACTACAAGGTGCTCAAGACCAGCTGCCCGGCCACCGGCACCGTCGCCGGCACGGCCTACGCCAAGTGCGGCGGCAACTGGTGGAGCTACGACACCCCCGCGACCATCGCCGGGAAGATGACCTGGGCCAAGCAGCAGGGCCTCAAGGGAGCCTTCTTCTGGGAGTTCAGCGGCGACACCGGCAACGGTGAGCTCGCGAACGCGATCCACACCGGGCTGCAGTAG